A single Neospora caninum Liverpool complete genome, chromosome VIIb DNA region contains:
- a CDS encoding Pre-mRNA-splicing factor CWC26, related, whose protein sequence is MSPFSKKPTASSGSSASSASKLDYLKKYMGKGGSAADGGALSLAKEGKKKRSKTPGSAETSRMTGFRLNDASEEVDVRAPSRKRQASSLRFDAAQFGRVLCPTMGARGKAYAYQLDEEDGSDSDGSEQHQEDEEIVVVDADGRNVALNELQAKRVHAIVRDQEAREVGLSPKTGVGRRGFEETEGCKRHGDAPLRGDAGDTTGREDDESRKKRSGADACAEGAWTEKSGASASSSGRALGLRGSLSVKQNDIDLSVFNAPVGGRLKPRSEAETDDSLGVDARPDLSPPRRRPHSRGLPACRDHSGEKGRDERGSLERGANRRSLSPAPGPGTPQDNAVTSSTAGGVSGKTEREDLSPPRRRPLRSGESSAGRDGADKQSSTDAGRDRDLSPRRASGREGSEPASVGAAAPRSGQLEDLSLPRRRPPSSAPSDARGSSASSSSHFPGARAGRQARSPERRTDDLSPPRKRTTDWGKGNETSGREEMQQRSDSGPKSTGLLTLDDYRASGVGSEKEPSLLTKDLLAREVVRQVVYRDRQGRVITEEEWLELQDQKRGKRRKKERSPPPELEWGKGIVQKEAREKQAQEEAKIAQQPLARYEIDDDYDRSLQDRSRWEDPMNRVPQKADESPTTPANPERPKEKEHPKCPHDAPRNRFGILPGYRWDGVVRGNGYEDRRLKAINRKKLEAHMAHMNNVADM, encoded by the exons ATGAGTCCGTTTTCCAAGAAGCCAACCGCCAGCTCGGGGTCGTCGGCCTCGAGCGCCTCCAAGCTCGACTACTTGAAGAAGTACATGGGTAAGGGCGGGTCTGCGGCAGACGGCGGCGCGCTTTCTCTGGcgaaggaggggaaaaagaagagaagtaAAACGCCAGGATCGGCAGAAACGAGCCGCATGACCGGGTTTCGCCTCAACGACGCCTCGGAAGAGGTCGACGTGAGAGCGCCTTCTCGGAAGCGCCAGGCGAGCTCGCTTCGCTTCGATGCTGCCCAGTTTGGCCGCGTCCTTTGTCCTACGATGGGTGCGAGGGGGAAGGCGTATGCGTATCAGttggacgaggaagacgggtCTGACTCGGACGGATCGGAACAGCAccaggaagacgaggagatcGTTGTCGTCGACGCAGATGGCCGAAACGTCGCGCTCAATGAGCTACAGGCAAAACGCGTGCACGCCATTGTGCGAGAccaagaagcgagggaagtGGGCCTTTCTCCGAAAACTGGCGTCGGGCGACGTGGCTTCGAGGAGACCGAGGGTTgcaagagacacggagacgccccgctgcgcggcgacgctggagacacCACCGGCCGGGAGGACGACGAGTcccggaagaagcggagTGGTGCGGATGCATGTGCAGAGGGAGCGTGGACAGAAAAGAGtggcgcctctgcgtcgaGTTCCGGCCGCGCACTGGGGCTTAGAGGGTCTCTTTCTGTCAAACAAAATGACATCGATTTGTCTGTTTTCAACGCACCTGTTGGAGGCCGTCTGAAGCCGCGCTCCGAGGCCGAAACTGACGACAGTCTGGGAGTTGACGCGCGACCGgacctgtctccgccgcgacGCAGACCCCACTCGCGGGGTCTGCCGGCGTGCCGCGACCactctggagagaaaggacgagacgagagaggaagctTGGAACGCGGGGCGAATCGAAGATCCTTGTCGCCAGCGCCTGGCCCAGGGACACCGCAGGACAACGCGGTCACCTCATCGACGGCAGGTGGAGTGTCAggcaaaacggagagagaggacctATCTCCTCCCAGGAGGCGGCCGCTGAGGAGTGGTGAGTCCTCTGCAGGTCGAGACGGGGCCGACAAGCAGTCAAGCACAGACGCAGGCCGAGATCGGGATTTGTCTCCTCGAAGAGCAagtggaagagaggggagcgagCCGGCTTCTGTAGGGGCCGCAGCGCCCAGGTCAGGGCAGCTGGAAGATCTGTCGCTCCCTCGCCGGAGGCCTCCGTCTTCAGCCCCCAGTGATGCTCGcggctcttctgcttcgtcttcctcgcatTTTCCCGGCGCGAGAGCCGGACGCCAGGCTCGGTCGCCTGAACGCCGCACAGACGACCTGTCCCCGCCCCGCAAACGAACAACAGATTGGGGAAAGGGTAATGAGACGTCAGGACGAGAGGAAATGCAGCAACGGAGCGATAGTGGGCCAAAGTCAACGGGTCTCTTGACCCTTGACGACTACAG AGCCTCAGGTGTCGGGTCAGAGAAGGAGCCAAGTCTTCTAACGAAAGACTTGCTCGCCCGAGAAGTCGTTCGCCAAGTGGTCTACCGTGATAGGCAGGGTCGAGTCATCACTGAGGAGGAGTGGCTAGAGCTTCAG GaccagaagagaggaaagaggcgaaagaaggagCGGAGTCCCCCACCGGAGCTTGAATGGGGCAAAGGCATTGTGCAGAAAGAAGCccgcgagaagcaggcgcaggaagaggcCAAAATTGCACAGCAACCACTGGCAAG GTATGAAATTGACGACGATTACGACCGAAGTCTTCAAGACCGATCTCGGTGGGAAGATCCCATGAATCGTGTCCCTCAGAAGGCCGATGAGAGTCCAACGACACCCGCAAATCCCGAGCGGCCGAAGGAAAAAG AGCATCCCAAGTGCCCCCACGATGCACCACGAAATCGCTTTGGCATTTTGCCAGGCTACCGGTGGGACGGTGTCGTTCGAGGCAACGGTTATGAGGATCGCCGTCTCAAG GCCATCAACCGGAAGAAGCTGGAAGCTCACATGGCCCACATGAACAACGTCGCCGACATGTGA